The following proteins are encoded in a genomic region of Acidobacteriota bacterium:
- a CDS encoding biotin-dependent carboxyltransferase family protein yields MSILIRKPGILSTVQDLGRICYRSLGINPNGVMDRSAARLINILLNNGENAAVIEMHFPAAEILFERECLFALGGADFASHLDGHRVGNWRIHRAGEGSILTFQNKVQGERTYLAIEAGFHVQDWLGSASTNLSATVGGCCGRKLARNDRIELFSVCESRGRLFNQQLSTSLIPRYSRLPTVRVVKGGEYEMLKSKSRSLLESSVFQISNNSNRMGYRLIGEPMVLTAPTEILSSAVNFGTIQLFPDGQLIVLMADHQTTGGYPRIANVIEYDLPLLAQIGASDKVAFHLIDIADAERIAAAFQHDLELLKTGVRLCSNHYLG; encoded by the coding sequence ATGAGCATTCTGATCCGAAAACCCGGCATCTTATCGACCGTTCAGGACCTCGGCCGTATTTGTTATCGGAGCCTCGGAATAAACCCGAACGGTGTGATGGACCGCTCTGCTGCTCGCCTGATCAATATTCTGCTCAACAACGGCGAAAACGCTGCCGTCATCGAGATGCATTTCCCTGCGGCTGAAATACTTTTCGAACGCGAGTGTCTTTTTGCCCTCGGCGGTGCAGACTTCGCATCGCATTTAGACGGTCACAGAGTTGGCAATTGGCGTATCCACCGAGCCGGTGAAGGCAGCATCCTGACCTTTCAAAACAAAGTGCAGGGAGAACGAACTTACCTCGCGATCGAGGCCGGATTTCACGTACAAGATTGGCTAGGTAGTGCAAGTACGAATCTTTCGGCAACCGTCGGCGGATGTTGCGGCCGAAAACTAGCAAGGAATGATCGCATCGAACTTTTCTCGGTTTGCGAGAGCCGCGGCCGTCTATTTAATCAACAATTGTCGACATCACTCATTCCTCGATACAGCCGCTTACCGACCGTTCGAGTCGTAAAAGGCGGTGAATATGAGATGCTCAAATCAAAAAGCCGAAGCCTATTGGAAAGTTCTGTTTTTCAAATTTCAAATAATTCGAACCGAATGGGCTATCGACTGATCGGCGAGCCAATGGTGTTAACGGCGCCGACAGAGATCCTCTCGTCGGCTGTCAATTTTGGCACGATCCAGCTTTTTCCTGACGGCCAATTGATCGTGCTCATGGCTGATCATCAGACTACCGGCGGCTATCCGCGGATAGCAAATGTCATCGAGTACGATCTACCCTTGCTCGCCCAGATCGGAGCAAGTGATAAAGTCGCGTTTCACCTGATCGACATCGCCGACGCCGAACGGATCGCGGCGGCGTTTCAACATGATCTCGAGCTTCTCAAAACCGGCGTACGCCTTTGCTCAAATCACTATTTAGGTTAA
- a CDS encoding LamB/YcsF family protein yields the protein MSSIDLNCDMGEGCPHDTELMHLVSSVSIAGGYHAGDEETMRATVRNAVKKGVAIGAHPSYLDRDNFGRTSTALSFSEIIEIVTDQIRKLDRICGEEGSKLGHIKPHGALYNQSAKNSEIAAAIAQAVRTYRSDLILIGLSGSLSISEAEKVGLQTASEAFADRTYRSDGTLTPRSEPNALITDPEAGAEQAMSIIVDGSVVATGGKIIEIATDTLCIHGDGEYALEFANAINRKLTENGIKIEAING from the coding sequence ATGTCTTCCATAGATCTAAATTGCGATATGGGCGAAGGCTGTCCCCACGACACTGAGCTAATGCATCTCGTGTCGTCCGTTAGCATCGCCGGCGGCTATCATGCCGGAGACGAAGAGACTATGCGGGCAACGGTCAGAAATGCGGTCAAAAAAGGCGTTGCGATCGGCGCCCATCCGAGCTACCTTGACCGCGATAACTTCGGACGCACCTCGACCGCACTTTCCTTCAGCGAGATAATCGAGATCGTGACTGACCAGATCCGCAAGCTCGACCGGATATGCGGCGAAGAAGGCTCCAAGCTCGGTCACATTAAACCGCACGGTGCATTATACAATCAGTCGGCGAAAAACAGTGAGATTGCCGCTGCGATCGCTCAAGCAGTCAGAACTTACCGGTCCGATCTTATTCTCATTGGCCTCTCCGGCAGTTTGTCTATTTCCGAAGCCGAAAAGGTCGGCTTGCAAACCGCATCTGAGGCCTTTGCTGACAGAACCTATAGGTCGGACGGCACGTTAACGCCCCGCTCCGAGCCGAATGCTCTGATAACCGATCCGGAAGCCGGAGCCGAACAGGCCATGTCGATCATCGTTGACGGCAGTGTCGTCGCGACCGGGGGCAAGATCATCGAGATCGCCACAGACACGCTCTGCATCCACGGCGACGGCGAATATGCACTCGAATTTGCCAATGCGATCAACCGAAAACTGACTGAAAACGGAATCAAGATCGAGGCTATCAATGGATGA
- a CDS encoding insulinase family protein: MKKVRQFTRFSNLAAFAIVILTSGSGIFAQTASQPPRQERLLNGLKLLMWSDPSASTVTVRIRIHSGAAFDPQGKEGVMRLLADNIFPTEAAREFFSEDLGGSLAVNTNYDYIQIDATGRSDEFLTILDTLAAALTNPTIDKPTTARLKETLLAEVKQLESDPAYVGDQAVAKRLFGTFPYGRPQFGSSESIAKIDFADLIDAKLRFLTADNATVSIYGNFDKVVGYRAARRYFGPWLKSDRRVPSTFRQPDPPPTALLTVPSPITDTSAIRFAMRGVARSDKDFAASEVYALILQERLRSRVPTAFSSRVFVRAFEHVLPGMFVIGFSAGKDDLSAGNGKFEANELVLKALNDPITEAEFSTARTIFAAEWSKRQTPDIWLDIDTFKSGEPAAEQRLVDGVTLISVRAFADKIKSAPAASVLVNTPAN; this comes from the coding sequence ATGAAAAAAGTCAGACAGTTCACACGTTTCTCGAATTTGGCGGCATTCGCCATTGTTATCTTGACGTCAGGCAGCGGAATTTTTGCACAAACGGCAAGTCAACCGCCGAGGCAGGAAAGGCTGCTTAATGGCCTGAAGTTGCTAATGTGGAGCGATCCGTCTGCAAGTACGGTGACTGTCAGGATCCGCATTCACAGTGGTGCCGCTTTCGATCCGCAGGGCAAAGAAGGGGTGATGCGGCTGCTCGCGGATAACATTTTCCCGACCGAAGCTGCCCGTGAGTTCTTTAGCGAAGACCTCGGCGGCAGCCTCGCGGTGAACACCAATTACGATTACATCCAGATCGACGCGACAGGTAGATCCGATGAATTTCTGACCATACTCGATACTCTTGCGGCCGCCCTCACAAACCCGACTATCGACAAGCCGACTACCGCAAGGCTAAAGGAGACTTTGCTCGCCGAGGTGAAACAACTCGAATCCGATCCCGCATACGTCGGTGATCAGGCTGTCGCAAAAAGACTGTTCGGCACATTTCCTTACGGCCGGCCGCAGTTCGGCAGCAGCGAATCGATCGCAAAGATCGATTTTGCCGACCTAATCGATGCGAAGCTTCGTTTTTTAACTGCCGACAATGCAACTGTTTCGATCTACGGAAACTTTGATAAAGTCGTCGGCTATCGTGCAGCCCGTCGCTATTTTGGCCCTTGGCTGAAATCGGACCGGCGAGTTCCGTCGACCTTTCGCCAGCCCGATCCGCCGCCTACAGCACTCTTAACGGTACCATCGCCGATCACGGATACGTCGGCGATCAGATTCGCGATGCGCGGAGTCGCTCGGAGCGACAAAGATTTTGCAGCATCAGAAGTATATGCCTTGATCCTGCAAGAACGTCTACGCTCGCGTGTTCCAACTGCATTTTCCTCGCGGGTCTTTGTTCGAGCATTCGAACACGTCTTGCCTGGCATGTTCGTCATTGGATTTTCCGCAGGAAAGGACGATCTAAGTGCCGGCAATGGCAAGTTCGAGGCAAACGAACTTGTTTTGAAGGCACTTAACGATCCGATCACTGAAGCTGAGTTTTCTACGGCCCGCACGATCTTTGCGGCGGAATGGTCCAAACGGCAGACTCCTGATATCTGGCTCGATATTGATACATTCAAGTCGGGCGAACCAGCGGCAGAGCAGCGGCTTGTCGACGGTGTCACGTTGATCTCGGTCCGTGCTTTTGCCGATAAGATAAAGTCAGCACCGGCCGCTTCGGTTCTTGTGAACACTCCTGCAAACTGA
- the ytxJ gene encoding bacillithiol system redox-active protein YtxJ: MTATFVKIQSLEQLDALFESSFTGPVALLKHSNSCGISSHVLEMAAEAEGTIHVVVIQENRDISDEIATRTGYRHQSPQAFVIKDGKTIYHATHYGIDPVKIEESLNS; the protein is encoded by the coding sequence ATGACTGCAACTTTTGTTAAGATCCAATCGCTCGAACAACTCGATGCGTTGTTCGAAAGCTCGTTCACCGGACCCGTGGCTCTGCTCAAACACAGCAATAGCTGCGGTATCAGTTCGCATGTACTGGAGATGGCCGCCGAGGCCGAGGGCACTATACACGTCGTAGTGATACAGGAAAATCGCGACATCTCAGATGAGATCGCGACGCGTACCGGCTACCGGCACCAATCGCCGCAGGCGTTCGTGATCAAGGACGGCAAGACCATCTACCACGCTACTCATTACGGCATTGACCCCGTCAAGATCGAGGAAAGCCTCAATTCATAG
- the pxpB gene encoding 5-oxoprolinase subunit PxpB produces the protein MRIFSLGETALTVEFGTAISEHLNQKAIALAEHFRLNPFRGLIESVPAYASATLFYDPILVRSEFGEFTSSFDAVSSLVANALEILDPNNGGNSRMVEIPVRFDTDGEFDLAFVAMSNGLSMVEAIGIFTSVIYRVYMLGFLPGFSYMGTVDDRIAMLRKKTPRTHVPAGSVGIAGRQTGIYSLASPGGWQIIGQTAVAMFSPNADSPCYLRPGDNVKFIAIK, from the coding sequence ATCAGGATCTTTTCCCTCGGCGAAACGGCGTTGACCGTCGAATTTGGCACGGCCATCTCAGAACACCTCAATCAAAAGGCGATCGCACTCGCCGAACACTTTCGGCTCAATCCGTTTCGCGGCCTTATTGAATCGGTGCCGGCATACGCGTCAGCGACCTTGTTTTACGATCCGATATTAGTGCGAAGTGAATTCGGCGAATTCACTTCGTCATTTGACGCGGTCAGTTCGCTGGTTGCTAATGCATTGGAAATACTCGACCCGAACAACGGCGGTAATTCCCGCATGGTCGAGATTCCGGTTCGTTTCGACACTGACGGCGAATTTGACCTCGCATTTGTAGCTATGTCGAACGGTCTTTCGATGGTCGAGGCCATCGGTATATTCACTTCAGTGATATATCGCGTTTATATGCTCGGCTTCCTTCCGGGCTTTTCGTATATGGGCACAGTCGATGACAGGATCGCGATGCTTCGGAAGAAGACTCCAAGAACACATGTTCCGGCCGGAAGCGTCGGCATCGCGGGCCGCCAGACCGGGATCTATTCGCTTGCATCACCAGGCGGTTGGCAGATCATCGGTCAGACTGCTGTCGCGATGTTCTCGCCAAACGCCGATTCACCATGCTATTTGCGGCCTGGTGACAATGTGAAATTCATTGCGATCAAATGA
- a CDS encoding DUF971 domain-containing protein has protein sequence MIQPVQIVEESNRELSIKWSDDTETGYNAAQLRRACPCAGCVNEWTGQKMLDDKNVPDDLTFGSFSIVGRYALNFHFSDGHDTGIFSFAFLHKLSPQALQ, from the coding sequence ATGATCCAACCTGTACAAATAGTCGAAGAATCAAACCGCGAGCTATCTATCAAATGGTCTGACGATACCGAAACGGGTTACAACGCCGCCCAACTTCGCCGTGCCTGCCCGTGTGCCGGTTGTGTGAACGAATGGACCGGCCAAAAGATGCTCGACGACAAAAATGTACCCGACGACCTAACATTCGGCTCGTTTTCGATCGTTGGTCGCTACGCACTGAATTTTCATTTTTCGGACGGCCACGACACCGGGATCTTTAGTTTTGCATTCTTGCACAAGTTGTCGCCGCAGGCGCTACAATAG
- a CDS encoding ABC transporter permease: MNRLFYIGASIALVVILAAIFAPLIATHDVISIDTSIRYLAPDSDHWLGTDALGRDVFSRVVFGARISLQVGISVVVISSIFGTVIGAIAGFYGGWVDKFLSGYLFNVFLAFPGLLLAIALVAFLGAGLGKMILALCIIGWVGYARVMRGQVLKVREYDYVQAARALGASNMRILFTHILPNAIQPLIVQASLGMAGAVLSEASLSFLGLGIPPPAPSWGTMIDEARSFDILTSAPHVMLFPSLAIALTVLAFNFIGDGLREYLDPKQRTR, encoded by the coding sequence ATGAATCGACTATTTTACATTGGCGCGAGTATTGCATTGGTGGTCATTTTGGCCGCGATCTTTGCACCGCTGATCGCCACGCACGATGTGATCTCGATCGATACGAGCATCCGATATCTTGCTCCGGACTCCGATCATTGGCTTGGAACAGATGCTTTGGGCCGCGACGTATTTTCGCGAGTCGTTTTTGGTGCTCGAATTTCACTGCAGGTAGGCATATCGGTTGTTGTGATCTCGTCGATCTTTGGCACGGTCATCGGAGCAATTGCCGGATTTTACGGCGGTTGGGTTGATAAGTTTCTATCCGGATATCTCTTTAATGTCTTTCTCGCTTTTCCCGGCTTGCTGCTAGCAATTGCTCTCGTCGCGTTCCTTGGTGCCGGCCTCGGAAAGATGATACTCGCTCTTTGCATAATTGGCTGGGTCGGTTATGCCCGCGTCATGCGCGGACAAGTGCTGAAGGTGCGTGAATACGACTATGTCCAGGCCGCACGGGCTCTCGGAGCATCGAATATGCGAATTTTGTTCACGCATATCCTTCCCAATGCTATCCAGCCGCTTATTGTTCAGGCATCGCTCGGTATGGCCGGAGCCGTGCTATCCGAGGCATCGCTCTCGTTCCTCGGCCTCGGAATTCCGCCGCCGGCACCGAGTTGGGGCACGATGATCGACGAGGCTCGAAGCTTCGATATTTTGACCAGTGCCCCGCACGTCATGCTCTTTCCTAGCCTTGCCATCGCACTAACCGTACTTGCGTTCAATTTTATCGGCGACGGTCTTCGCGAATATCTCGATCCAAAACAGCGAACAAGATGA
- the ubiE gene encoding bifunctional demethylmenaquinone methyltransferase/2-methoxy-6-polyprenyl-1,4-benzoquinol methylase UbiE: MQNQLTEKEAAHAKAVREMFAGIAGRYDLLNHVLSLNIDKRWRRIVSNELRDILDREDAVVLDVACGTGDLSLELNKNSKAQIIGTDFCRPMLAFAKTKSESESHRIPYIEGDAMALPFDDNSFDAVTIAFGLRNLANFTDGLAELFRILRPGGRLAILEFSAPIIPGFGQLFNFYFSHILPRIGGAVSGSRGAYEYLPDSVSKFPDQKNLVALMEKTGFAAVKYRNLTGGIAALHSGTKAS, encoded by the coding sequence GTGCAAAATCAACTGACCGAAAAAGAGGCGGCACACGCCAAGGCCGTCCGGGAGATGTTCGCGGGCATCGCCGGGCGTTACGATCTGCTCAATCACGTTCTTTCGCTAAATATCGACAAACGCTGGAGGCGTATCGTCTCAAATGAATTGCGGGACATCCTTGACCGTGAGGACGCTGTCGTTCTCGATGTCGCCTGCGGAACCGGCGACCTTTCGCTCGAACTGAACAAAAACTCAAAAGCACAGATCATCGGTACCGATTTTTGCCGGCCGATGCTGGCGTTTGCCAAGACGAAATCTGAGAGCGAATCTCACAGGATCCCCTACATCGAAGGGGATGCGATGGCATTGCCATTCGACGACAACAGTTTCGACGCAGTTACGATCGCATTCGGCTTACGAAATCTGGCAAATTTCACCGACGGTCTCGCCGAACTATTTAGAATTCTAAGACCGGGCGGACGATTAGCGATCCTCGAATTTTCGGCGCCGATCATTCCGGGCTTCGGCCAGCTATTCAATTTCTATTTTTCGCATATATTGCCGCGGATCGGCGGCGCGGTTAGCGGGTCGCGTGGAGCATACGAATATCTTCCTGATTCGGTGTCAAAATTCCCCGATCAAAAAAATCTCGTTGCGTTGATGGAGAAAACCGGTTTCGCGGCAGTTAAATACCGCAACCTCACCGGCGGCATCGCCGCTTTGCATTCGGGCACAAAAGCAAGCTAA
- a CDS encoding ABC transporter permease: MARQLALMLLVIWTVVSLVTLLIEFVPGDPATVILGETATPEQIENFNLKHGLDRPAFFFSYNGEDGFKWNGSENRYLDYWRGLVVGDLGKSFRTDRPVRDLIFERYPATIKLAIAALFVAIGIALPLGVFAGSRKNSLIDNGASFFALLGISLPTFVIGPFLVYIFAVQLGWFAPTGSANPEDIVLPAVTLGAALSAILTRMVRSSVIEELGEDYVRTARAKGLSERIVIYKHVLKNGLIPVVTILGLQLGVLLAGSIITEKIFSWQGLGLLLLEDGIGKRDYRLVQGCVLVISVTFIIANSLTDFVYRRLDPRIRLS, from the coding sequence ATGGCCCGCCAACTGGCATTGATGCTTCTCGTCATATGGACGGTGGTGTCGCTTGTAACCCTGCTCATTGAGTTCGTACCCGGCGATCCGGCAACGGTGATCTTGGGCGAAACTGCGACGCCTGAACAGATCGAGAATTTCAATCTCAAGCATGGCCTCGACCGCCCTGCATTCTTCTTTTCGTACAACGGTGAGGATGGATTTAAGTGGAATGGTTCGGAAAACCGGTATCTCGACTATTGGCGCGGCCTTGTCGTCGGCGACCTCGGCAAATCATTCAGAACCGATCGGCCGGTCCGCGACCTGATCTTCGAACGATATCCGGCCACGATCAAGCTGGCGATAGCAGCTTTGTTCGTGGCCATAGGTATTGCATTGCCGTTAGGCGTTTTTGCCGGATCCCGGAAGAATTCACTGATCGACAACGGAGCCTCTTTTTTTGCATTGCTTGGTATTTCGCTGCCGACATTTGTTATCGGACCGTTTCTTGTTTACATTTTTGCGGTTCAACTCGGCTGGTTCGCACCAACTGGAAGTGCAAATCCCGAAGATATTGTGCTGCCCGCAGTAACGCTCGGGGCTGCTCTTTCAGCGATACTGACCCGAATGGTCCGTTCGAGTGTGATCGAGGAGCTTGGCGAAGACTACGTCCGAACGGCTCGTGCGAAAGGCCTCAGCGAACGAATCGTGATCTACAAACACGTTCTCAAGAACGGCCTCATTCCCGTGGTCACTATTCTCGGTTTACAGCTCGGCGTTCTGCTTGCTGGTTCGATAATTACCGAAAAGATCTTTAGCTGGCAAGGCCTCGGATTGCTGTTACTTGAAGACGGTATTGGAAAACGCGATTACCGCCTCGTGCAAGGCTGCGTTCTCGTTATCAGCGTGACTTTCATCATCGCAAATTCCCTTACGGATTTTGTCTACCGGCGACTTGATCCAAGAATTAGGCTCTCCTAA
- a CDS encoding TonB family protein, whose translation MGKIVKYCSSCDESFAEKFGFCPTCGASLQPFEMNPVAVEPVVEKAPPAPEFIEEAAPEPVTAQVFSMPEPVVEAAPEVIEEIDEPTVETQPAITAAAPVFVQTTPVDIDRKPVASSAPVDTFSGYDGFHVTVVEDTGAGKRMSLLAGTLVVMVFMLMSGLVYNIFSKDLGIGSIDEGVFNAVLLDDPDSMTIEEEEKKKNDKDGGGGGGGGKDEETPASQGVRPPMLRQPQFIPTAHAERLTDPDIRIQRAIQGPVDETTMDPNQRYGIDTSKYNTISDGPGTGGGIGTGRGTGVGSGNGTGAGSGNGSGLGGGNGNGIGDGDGDGTGGTRRPPPVAVGVTQALRIISKPKATYTDAARQNQVQGNVTLRITFNANGSIGSITPVSGLGYGLTEQAIAAARRIQFEPAKVNGVPQTVSKTFQYGFTIY comes from the coding sequence ATGGGAAAGATCGTCAAGTATTGCAGTTCATGTGATGAGAGTTTTGCAGAAAAGTTCGGGTTTTGTCCGACTTGCGGAGCTTCGCTGCAGCCATTTGAAATGAATCCGGTGGCTGTCGAGCCCGTGGTCGAAAAGGCCCCGCCGGCACCTGAGTTTATAGAAGAAGCGGCTCCTGAGCCTGTCACTGCTCAAGTATTCTCAATGCCGGAACCGGTCGTTGAAGCTGCTCCGGAGGTCATCGAGGAGATCGATGAGCCGACAGTCGAGACTCAGCCGGCTATTACGGCGGCAGCACCGGTCTTTGTACAGACGACACCGGTCGACATCGACCGAAAGCCTGTTGCATCGTCTGCTCCGGTCGACACATTTTCAGGGTATGACGGTTTTCATGTCACTGTGGTCGAAGACACGGGTGCGGGAAAACGGATGTCGCTGCTCGCAGGCACCCTCGTGGTCATGGTATTCATGTTGATGTCCGGTCTCGTGTATAACATCTTCAGCAAGGATCTGGGCATCGGATCGATCGATGAAGGCGTATTTAACGCGGTTCTTTTGGATGACCCGGATTCGATGACCATCGAAGAAGAAGAGAAGAAGAAAAACGACAAGGACGGCGGAGGCGGCGGAGGCGGCGGTAAAGATGAAGAAACTCCGGCATCTCAGGGCGTTCGCCCCCCGATGCTGCGGCAGCCACAGTTTATTCCGACTGCCCATGCTGAAAGATTGACAGATCCGGATATCCGCATTCAGCGTGCTATCCAGGGGCCTGTCGACGAGACGACGATGGACCCGAATCAGCGTTATGGGATCGATACATCAAAATACAACACGATTTCTGACGGTCCCGGAACAGGCGGCGGCATCGGAACCGGCCGCGGAACGGGCGTTGGCTCTGGTAATGGCACGGGAGCGGGATCGGGCAACGGAAGCGGGCTCGGCGGTGGGAACGGTAATGGAATCGGCGACGGAGACGGCGACGGTACAGGTGGAACCAGGCGTCCTCCGCCGGTTGCAGTTGGCGTAACGCAGGCTCTCAGGATCATTTCGAAGCCAAAAGCGACATACACTGACGCTGCACGTCAAAATCAGGTTCAGGGCAACGTTACATTGAGGATCACATTCAATGCGAACGGTTCGATCGGTTCGATCACACCGGTCAGCGGCCTTGGATACGGTTTGACTGAACAGGCGATCGCCGCCGCTCGACGCATTCAATTTGAACCTGCAAAGGTCAATGGCGTTCCGCAAACTGTTTCAAAGACTTTCCAGTACGGATTTACAATTTACTAA
- a CDS encoding DUF1211 domain-containing protein: MNNSNENKALTFERILFFSDAVIAIVITILVLELKAPHFKHESFTEGVIRQALLELLPKFLGFVFSFLIVGMMWIEHHRLFRFITNWDFGLIWRNLVFLLFVAFIPFPTALFSENSFSQTAFALYAGSFGLAAIAKIWIWQYAVSRRNDLIGDDVDDETIAGISRRSWAVPIVCVIAIGLSFIAVPFGGFAFPLIPLVANLLYRKKKVAS; this comes from the coding sequence ATGAACAATTCGAACGAAAACAAAGCGCTCACGTTCGAGCGGATCCTCTTCTTTAGCGATGCCGTGATCGCTATTGTGATTACGATCCTGGTGCTTGAACTCAAGGCTCCGCATTTCAAACACGAGAGTTTCACCGAAGGTGTAATACGGCAAGCACTCCTCGAATTGCTCCCGAAATTTCTCGGCTTTGTTTTCAGCTTTTTGATCGTTGGCATGATGTGGATCGAGCATCACCGACTATTCAGGTTTATAACCAACTGGGATTTCGGCTTGATATGGCGAAATTTGGTTTTTTTGTTGTTTGTTGCATTCATTCCGTTTCCAACTGCTCTGTTTAGTGAGAATTCATTCAGCCAGACCGCGTTTGCGCTATATGCCGGGAGCTTCGGTTTGGCCGCGATCGCAAAGATCTGGATCTGGCAGTACGCGGTTTCCAGGCGGAACGATCTCATCGGCGACGATGTTGACGACGAAACCATCGCAGGTATAAGCCGTCGATCATGGGCAGTGCCTATAGTTTGTGTGATCGCGATCGGATTATCATTCATTGCGGTTCCATTCGGCGGCTTTGCGTTCCCGCTGATCCCGCTCGTAGCAAATCTGCTCTACCGCAAAAAGAAGGTCGCATCTTGA
- a CDS encoding VWA domain-containing protein has protein sequence MLERSSLILFLMLFAAASASAQSGRRVAPTPKPTPVAQTRDDAPNYSESKPNPPRRSTYADRFPGIGNGTGKPVFTPASEVPVTVEGDDVVTVDTDLITIPVSVFDRNGLYIPGLSKDDFRIFEDGKEQEIAYFGTSDKPFTVILLIDTSPSTEYKIGEIHQAAAAFVDQLKPQDNVMVIEFAGNINVLTDATNDRARIFKAIRKADWGNGTSLYDAVDHSLRKRLSKIEGRKAIVLFTDGVDTTSRKADYDSTLDMAEESEALIFPIYYNTYFQQPRNTGGGIGWPGGMGGTIRNPVGQSAAEYALGKKYLDELAMYTGGRVFRPESTPGGLTRAFEGMAEELRRQYNIGYIPRDEGKPGQRKQIRVRVDRPNLVLRARDSYIVGASAAKPKAEPSK, from the coding sequence ATGCTCGAACGATCGTCGTTAATATTGTTTTTGATGCTGTTTGCAGCCGCTTCCGCTTCTGCTCAATCCGGCCGCCGCGTTGCACCGACGCCAAAACCGACGCCGGTCGCCCAGACCCGTGACGACGCTCCGAATTATTCGGAATCGAAACCAAATCCTCCGCGGCGCTCAACTTATGCCGATCGATTTCCGGGGATAGGTAACGGTACGGGAAAACCGGTGTTCACGCCTGCAAGCGAGGTGCCCGTAACGGTCGAGGGCGATGATGTTGTTACCGTCGATACTGATCTGATAACTATTCCGGTTTCAGTCTTTGACCGGAACGGGCTATATATTCCGGGCCTTTCGAAGGATGACTTCAGGATATTCGAAGACGGGAAGGAACAGGAGATCGCGTATTTCGGCACTTCGGATAAGCCATTCACCGTCATTTTGCTGATAGACACAAGCCCGTCGACCGAATACAAGATCGGCGAGATCCATCAAGCGGCGGCCGCATTTGTTGACCAGCTAAAACCGCAAGACAACGTAATGGTCATCGAATTTGCCGGCAATATCAATGTGCTGACCGATGCGACAAACGACCGAGCCCGCATATTCAAAGCAATTAGAAAAGCAGACTGGGGCAACGGAACATCCCTATATGATGCGGTGGATCATTCGCTTCGAAAGCGTCTAAGCAAGATCGAGGGCCGAAAGGCGATCGTTCTTTTCACTGATGGCGTCGATACCACTTCACGAAAGGCAGATTACGACAGTACGCTCGATATGGCTGAGGAATCGGAGGCTCTGATCTTTCCGATCTATTACAACACGTATTTTCAGCAGCCGCGGAATACAGGAGGCGGGATTGGCTGGCCCGGCGGTATGGGCGGCACTATTCGCAACCCTGTCGGCCAGTCCGCCGCCGAATATGCCCTTGGCAAAAAATATCTCGATGAACTCGCGATGTACACCGGCGGTCGTGTTTTCCGTCCGGAGTCGACGCCCGGCGGCCTAACGCGAGCGTTCGAGGGTATGGCCGAGGAACTTCGCCGTCAATACAATATCGGATACATCCCCAGAGACGAAGGGAAACCGGGCCAGCGAAAGCAGATCCGCGTTCGCGTCGACCGGCCAAATCTTGTTCTTCGTGCCCGGGATAGTTACATCGTCGGAGCTTCGGCAGCCAAGCCGAAAGCGGAGCCGTCCAAATAG